Proteins from a single region of Microbacterium sp. zg-Y818:
- the gatC gene encoding Asp-tRNA(Asn)/Glu-tRNA(Gln) amidotransferase subunit GatC: MSEITPDLVRHLGVLARIQLSDEEVEQLTGQLDVIVDNIAKVSQVATADVPATSHPVPLQNVFRPDVPGDMLTVDQVLQNAPDAADGRFRVTAILGEEQ; this comes from the coding sequence GTGTCAGAAATCACCCCCGATCTCGTCCGCCACCTCGGTGTGCTCGCCCGGATCCAGCTCAGCGACGAGGAGGTCGAGCAGCTCACCGGCCAGCTCGACGTGATCGTCGACAACATCGCGAAGGTGTCGCAGGTCGCCACGGCCGACGTCCCCGCGACGAGTCACCCGGTTCCGTTGCAGAACGTGTTCCGTCCCGACGTTCCGGGCGACATGCTCACCGTCGACCAGGTGCTGCAGAACGCACCCGACGCCGCCGACGGCCGCTTCCGCGTGACCGCGATCCTGGGAGAAGAGCAGTGA
- a CDS encoding long-chain-fatty-acid--CoA ligase, whose protein sequence is MIDVDPPRPWIRSYAEGVTADLAPLTGSLVDLVATSARDFPDAPALEFFGRETTYRALQDQIDRAAAALHARGVRAGDPVALVLPNCPQHIVAFYAVLRLGAVVVEHNPLYTARELRKQFEDHGARHAIVWSKVVATLQDFPDDLPVPDIISVDITTALPTTKQIALRLPVAKARASRHALTEPVVDVTPWQQIVAHEPLPASHPGPGTDDLAIIQYTSGTTGSPKGAALTHRNLLANAVQARSWVPSVERGKGCVFYAVLPMFHAYGLTLCVTFAMSMGARLVLFPKFDADLVLAVVKKRPATVFPLVPPIAERLLTVARERGVSLQGIQIAISGAMALPHELVVPFEEATGGYLVEGYGLSECSPVLIVNPVAPNREPGTVGLPLPGTECRVVDPDEPTVDVAPGERGELVVRGPQVFRGYYGHPEETERAFVDGWFRTGDIVTIDDAGFVRIVDRIKELIITGGFNVAPTEVEIALRQHPHVLDAAVVGLPSAHSGEEVAAAIVVDGDAHVDIEAVREFARGILTPYKVPRRIFVVEELPRSMIGKVLRRQVRESLEKLIAAE, encoded by the coding sequence GTGATCGACGTCGACCCGCCGCGCCCCTGGATCCGCAGCTACGCAGAAGGGGTTACCGCCGACCTCGCCCCGTTGACGGGCTCTCTCGTGGACCTTGTAGCCACCTCCGCCCGTGACTTCCCCGACGCGCCGGCGCTGGAATTCTTCGGACGCGAGACCACCTACCGCGCCCTGCAGGACCAGATCGACCGGGCCGCCGCCGCCCTGCACGCCCGAGGCGTGCGAGCAGGCGATCCTGTCGCGCTCGTGCTCCCCAACTGCCCACAGCACATCGTCGCGTTCTACGCCGTGCTGCGCCTGGGCGCGGTGGTGGTGGAGCACAACCCGCTCTACACCGCCCGCGAGCTGCGCAAGCAGTTCGAGGACCACGGCGCACGTCACGCGATCGTGTGGAGCAAGGTGGTCGCGACGCTGCAGGACTTCCCCGACGATCTCCCCGTCCCCGACATCATCTCGGTCGACATCACCACCGCACTGCCGACGACCAAGCAGATCGCCCTGCGGCTACCGGTGGCCAAGGCCCGAGCATCGCGTCATGCCCTCACCGAGCCGGTCGTCGATGTGACGCCGTGGCAGCAGATCGTCGCGCACGAGCCCTTGCCGGCATCGCACCCCGGCCCCGGTACCGATGACCTCGCGATCATCCAGTACACCAGCGGCACCACCGGCAGCCCCAAGGGCGCCGCGCTCACCCACCGCAACCTGCTCGCCAACGCCGTGCAGGCGCGTTCGTGGGTGCCCAGCGTCGAGCGTGGCAAGGGGTGCGTTTTCTACGCCGTGCTTCCGATGTTCCACGCCTACGGACTGACCCTGTGCGTCACGTTCGCGATGTCGATGGGCGCGCGGCTGGTGCTGTTCCCGAAGTTCGATGCGGACCTCGTGCTGGCCGTGGTCAAGAAGCGTCCCGCCACGGTCTTCCCCCTGGTGCCCCCCATCGCCGAGCGCCTGCTGACCGTGGCGCGCGAGCGCGGCGTATCGCTGCAGGGCATCCAGATCGCCATCTCGGGCGCCATGGCGCTCCCCCACGAACTGGTGGTGCCCTTCGAGGAGGCCACCGGCGGATACCTCGTGGAGGGATACGGCCTGTCGGAGTGCTCCCCCGTTCTGATCGTGAACCCCGTCGCACCCAACCGCGAGCCGGGCACCGTGGGTCTCCCCCTCCCGGGCACCGAGTGCCGCGTCGTGGATCCCGACGAGCCGACCGTCGACGTCGCCCCGGGGGAACGCGGCGAGCTCGTCGTACGCGGGCCCCAAGTGTTCCGTGGCTACTACGGCCACCCCGAGGAGACCGAGCGAGCGTTCGTTGACGGCTGGTTCCGTACCGGCGACATCGTGACCATCGACGACGCCGGTTTCGTGCGCATCGTCGACCGCATCAAGGAGCTCATCATCACCGGCGGGTTCAACGTGGCGCCCACCGAGGTCGAGATCGCCCTGCGCCAGCACCCGCACGTGCTGGATGCCGCCGTCGTCGGCCTTCCCAGCGCCCACTCCGGCGAAGAGGTCGCCGCCGCGATCGTCGTCGACGGCGACGCCCACGTGGACATCGAGGCGGTGCGGGAGTTCGCACGCGGCATCCTCACCCCTTACAAGGTGCCCCGACGCATCTTCGTCGTCGAGGAGCTGCCGCGATCGATGATCGGCAAGGTACTGCGCCGACAGGTGCGCGAATCGCTGGAAAAGCTCATCGCGGCCGAGTGA
- the ligA gene encoding NAD-dependent DNA ligase LigA, whose translation MTDAADFTPAPLDEARAEAGDLTERILNARDAYYGENAEIVDDATYDGWMRRLEQLEREHPELAGQDSPTQTVGAAQSSMFAPVEHAERMLSLDNVFSVDELRDWCMKTQAAAGRTVRWLTELKIDGLAISLRYENGVLTSAATRGDGRVGEDVTVNALRVAGIPSRLSGTGHPPLVEVRGEVFIPVAAFDELNALQARLRDRVLAESLARGVDEEKATRSAARRFPAFANPRNAASGGLRQQLEKKSGMELEAGQARLASLRLFVHGIGAWQNPPVATQSEVYGLLAEWGLPTSPYFRTYDDVDGVVSFVEQYGEHRHAVEHEIDGVVVKIDELDLHGELGATSRAPRWAIAYKYPPEQVNTKLLDIVVSVGRTGRATPFAIMAPAQVAGSVVRQATLHNQEVVKAKGVLIGDTVVLRKAGDVIPEVLGPVVELRDGSERAFVMPANCPECGTPLAPAKEGDIDLRCPNTRACPAQVRGRVEHIGSRGALDIEALGEVTAAALTQPTVPDVPPLQTEAGLFDLTLEQLVPIEVVVRDAETGEPRVDDTTGEPVRRAPFRRNPSPAEKKQGLTGPQPSAQALTLLDELEKAKTKELWRFLVALNIRHVGPVAARALAQWFGSVAAIRAASRDELAAVDGVGGIIADALIDWFEVDWHRDIVERWQAAGAQLATPGHPGPGAATAGGGVLDGVTVVATGSLEGYTREGALEAIMAAGGKAASSVSKKTDFVAAGPGAGSKLAKAEQLGVRIIDAAQFKVLVEQGPEALGAPPAAE comes from the coding sequence GTGACGGATGCCGCTGACTTCACGCCCGCGCCCCTCGACGAAGCCCGAGCCGAGGCGGGTGATCTCACCGAACGCATCCTGAACGCACGCGACGCGTACTACGGCGAGAACGCCGAGATCGTCGACGACGCCACCTACGACGGATGGATGCGGCGGCTCGAGCAGCTCGAGCGTGAGCACCCCGAGCTTGCGGGTCAGGACTCGCCGACGCAGACCGTGGGTGCGGCGCAGTCGTCGATGTTCGCGCCGGTGGAGCACGCCGAGCGCATGCTCAGTCTCGACAACGTCTTCAGCGTGGACGAGCTGCGCGACTGGTGCATGAAGACGCAGGCCGCTGCCGGTCGCACCGTCCGGTGGCTGACGGAGCTGAAGATCGACGGCCTGGCGATCAGCCTGCGCTACGAGAACGGGGTGCTCACCTCCGCCGCCACGCGCGGTGACGGCCGCGTGGGCGAGGACGTCACGGTGAATGCGCTGCGCGTGGCCGGCATCCCGTCGAGGTTGTCGGGAACCGGGCACCCGCCGCTGGTGGAGGTGCGCGGTGAGGTGTTCATCCCGGTGGCGGCGTTCGACGAGCTCAACGCCCTCCAGGCGCGCCTGCGCGACCGTGTGCTCGCCGAGTCGCTCGCCCGCGGCGTCGACGAGGAGAAGGCGACGCGCAGCGCCGCCCGACGCTTTCCTGCCTTCGCCAATCCGCGCAATGCCGCCAGCGGTGGCCTGCGACAGCAGCTGGAGAAGAAGAGCGGGATGGAGCTCGAGGCCGGGCAGGCGCGCCTGGCTTCGCTGCGCCTCTTCGTGCACGGCATCGGCGCCTGGCAGAACCCGCCGGTGGCCACGCAGAGCGAGGTCTACGGGCTGCTCGCCGAATGGGGGCTGCCCACGAGCCCGTACTTCCGAACCTATGACGACGTCGACGGCGTGGTGTCGTTCGTGGAGCAGTACGGCGAGCACCGGCATGCCGTCGAGCACGAGATCGACGGCGTGGTGGTGAAGATCGACGAGCTCGACCTGCACGGCGAGCTGGGCGCCACCAGCCGTGCTCCGCGGTGGGCGATCGCCTACAAGTATCCGCCGGAGCAGGTGAACACGAAGCTGCTCGACATCGTGGTGTCGGTGGGCCGCACCGGCCGCGCCACCCCGTTCGCGATCATGGCGCCGGCCCAGGTGGCCGGCAGCGTCGTGCGGCAGGCGACCCTGCACAACCAGGAGGTCGTCAAGGCGAAGGGCGTGCTCATCGGCGACACGGTGGTGCTGCGCAAGGCGGGCGATGTCATCCCTGAGGTGCTGGGCCCGGTCGTGGAGCTGCGCGACGGCTCGGAGCGCGCGTTCGTCATGCCTGCGAACTGTCCCGAGTGCGGCACGCCGCTCGCGCCGGCGAAGGAGGGCGACATCGACCTGCGTTGCCCCAACACGCGCGCCTGCCCGGCTCAGGTGCGAGGGCGGGTGGAGCACATCGGCTCTCGCGGCGCCCTCGACATCGAGGCGCTGGGAGAGGTGACCGCTGCCGCCTTGACCCAACCCACCGTGCCGGACGTTCCGCCGCTGCAGACCGAGGCAGGACTGTTCGACCTGACCCTGGAGCAGCTCGTACCCATCGAAGTGGTGGTGCGCGATGCCGAGACCGGCGAGCCCCGTGTCGACGACACCACCGGTGAGCCCGTGCGCCGGGCGCCCTTCCGGCGCAACCCCAGCCCGGCCGAGAAGAAGCAGGGCCTGACGGGTCCGCAGCCCTCGGCCCAGGCGCTGACCCTGCTCGACGAGCTCGAGAAGGCCAAGACCAAGGAGCTGTGGCGGTTCCTCGTCGCGCTGAACATCCGCCACGTCGGGCCGGTGGCCGCCCGCGCGCTGGCGCAGTGGTTCGGCTCCGTCGCCGCGATCCGCGCGGCATCCCGCGACGAGCTCGCCGCCGTCGACGGCGTGGGTGGCATCATCGCCGACGCTCTCATCGACTGGTTCGAGGTGGACTGGCACCGCGACATCGTCGAGCGCTGGCAGGCCGCCGGCGCGCAGTTGGCCACGCCCGGTCACCCGGGACCCGGCGCGGCGACCGCCGGCGGCGGGGTGCTCGACGGCGTGACGGTCGTCGCCACCGGGTCGCTTGAGGGCTACACCCGCGAGGGGGCACTCGAGGCGATCATGGCGGCAGGGGGCAAAGCGGCATCCAGTGTCTCGAAGAAGACCGACTTCGTCGCCGCCGGGCCCGGGGCGGGATCCAAGCTCGCCAAGGCCGAGCAGCTGGGCGTGCGCATCATCGACGCCGCGCAGTTCAAAGTGCTCGTCGAGCAGGGGCCCGAGGCTCTGGGGGCGCCGCCCGCCGCGGAGTGA